A window of Littorina saxatilis isolate snail1 linkage group LG7, US_GU_Lsax_2.0, whole genome shotgun sequence contains these coding sequences:
- the LOC138971421 gene encoding uncharacterized protein has protein sequence MIDFATYEPHYTLSVILPPHQRCAVHTLNLVASRDTEKAMEDSAFKTASRFMFAKANAIWNKQSRTVQAAEKIKESAGRQLVTPINATRWNSTFDAVKCLADLSAEGLDKISDSLGMPRFSSRDRLFMLEFIQMMQPLARSLDYLQGEKCVGLGSLLPQLETVRARLELARTNLEICKPLADAVLKGVAHRFQDSYADRECLLATVSDPRRKLSWTNSADLRERTKGVLFAETESDQPRQPSSSPSPVHTVISPEKDCDFFVFEEATPSSLVQTYIREPVQPSLHSLHTNTKMKSLFLRSNTTLPSSAAVERLFSAAGLILTPNRGRVTDSNFEAKVLIKYNGGKV, from the exons ATGATTGATTTTGCAACGTACGAGCCTCACTATACCTTATCTGTCATCCTGCCCCCTCACCAAAGATGCGCTGTTCACACCCTCAACCTGGTGGCCAGCCGTGACACAGAGAAGGCGATGGAAGATTCTGCCTTTAAAACCGCCAGCAGATTCATGTTTGCCAAGGCAAACGCCATTTGGAATAAGCAGTCCAGGACTGTACAGGCTGCTG AAAAAATCAAGGAGTCGGCCGGGCGCCAGCTGGTTACTCCTATTAATGCCACCAGATGGAACAGTACGTTTGATGCTGTCAAGTGCCTTGCTGACTTGTCTGCTGAGGGCCTGGATAAGATCAGCGACTCCCTTGGCATGCCCAGGTTTTCCAGCCGGGACCGTCTCTTCATGCTGGAGTTCATTCAG ATGATGCAGCCCTTAGCCCGCAGCCTGGACTACCTTCAAGGGGAAAAGTGTGTAGGACTGGGCAGCCTCCTTCCACAGCTGGAAACTGTCAGAGCCAGGTTGGAGCTGGCAAGGACCAACCTGGAGATCTGCAAGCCCCTGGCCGATGCTGTACTGAAGGGAGTAGCGCACAGGTTTCAGGACAGCTATGCAGACCGAGAGTGTTTGCTTGCCACAGTGTCTGATCCCAG ACGCAAGCTGTCATGGACCAACAGTGCAGACCTCAGGGAACGTACAAAGGGTGTGCTGTTTGCTGAGACTGAGAGTGACCAGCCCAGGCAGCCCTCCAGCTCACCTTCACCAGTGCACACAGTGATCAGCCCAGAAAAGGATTGCGATTTTTTTGTGTTTGAAGAAGCCACCCCCTCATCCCTTGTGCAAACGTACATCAGAGAGCCTGTTCAGCCATCACTGCACTCTCTTCACACCAACACCAAGATGAAGAGCCTTTTCCTGCGGAGTAACACAACTCTGCCCAGCTCTGCTGCGGTTGAACGGCTGTTCAGCGCCGCAGGACTGATCCTGACCCCTAACAGGGGCAGAGTAACAGACAGTAATTTTGAGGCCAAAGTCCTCATCAAATACAATGGCGGAAAGGTGTGA